Genomic window (Macrobrachium rosenbergii isolate ZJJX-2024 chromosome 48, ASM4041242v1, whole genome shotgun sequence):
CGTTCTGGGGAAAGATAGTGCAAACAAGCTCTCCCAAATTTCTCTGTCAAACGATACAGTCAAGAGAAGGATCGATGAAATGTCTCAAGACATCAAAGAGCAAATTCTCGACCAAGTAAGAGCTTCTCCTGTATTTGCTATTCAGTGTGACGAAACGACTGACATCGCTCAGTGTTGTCAGCTACTGATGTATGCTCGTTTCGTGTCAGGTAATAGAGTGAAAGAAGAACTGCTCTTCTGCCACCCTATGGAAGGTTGTACAACAGCAGCAGATATTTTTCAAGatgtattaaaattctttcaagaaaatcatctttCGTGGGAGTCGCTGGTAGGGGTGTGTACTGGTGGGGCTCCAGCCATGCTTGGTCTGCAGTCTGGGTTCATAACAAGGGTGATAGAAAAAATATCCGTATGCTTTAGGGACACACTGCATACTTCGAGAAGCCTTAGCATCCAGGACTACACCTGCTGAAATGAGAGATGTCCTGAACGTGGCCATTAAGATAGTCAACTTTATCAAAGCTGGAGCCTTAAACAGTCGTCTCTTCACACTGTTGTGTAAGGATATGGAATCTGAACATGAAGCCTTGCTTTTCCATACAAACGTACGGTGGCTATCGAAGGGGAACATGCTTGGCCGACTTTATGAACTATGTGAAGAAGTGGCAATATTTCTTGATTTGCAGCACAAGACAGATCTCCATGATAAATTCATGTCTGAAGGCTTTCTGCTATCTCTAGCTTAACTTGTGGATACGTTTGAAGCGCTAAATGCAGTCAACCTTAAACTACAGGGGAaaaacatcaacatcatcatgcACCACGATATCATTCGAACGTTCTTGGCCAAACTCGACCTCTGGAAAAGTCGAGTTCAGAACGGAAATACAGCCTGCTTTAGTAACTTGGATTCTGCTCTCAGTAACAAACACCTTGACCCTGaatttaagaaacaaataatCACTCATCTGACTGACGTGAAAGCAGAATTCATCAAATACTTTCCAGATATAGATGAGAAGCGTGAAGCTTGGAAATTCATAAGAAACCCATTTCATTGTGATGTAGCTGATATTTCAGAGGAAGTCCAAGATGAGTTTCTTGAGTTAAATTTCAACTCCATAACTGAGGAAGACTTCAAAGAATCGGATCTTGAGACGTTCTGGATCAAGTATCTTCCTGTTTACCCTCTGACCTCACGTCAGGCTCTTCAGATTCTATGTTTGGATCCACGTATCTTTGTGAAGCGGCATTTTCCATACTCGTTGCTGTCAAAACCAAGTACAGAAACCGGCTGAAGAACGTTGAAGGGGACTTACGATGTGCACTATCTGGCATTCGACCACGCATTCAACATCTGGTAGCTCAGAAGCAGTGTCAAGCATCTCATTAACTTGAGAAAATAACCTCAGTGAATATGTTATGTACCTATCCTATATTGGTTGTACAG
Coding sequences:
- the LOC136831086 gene encoding zinc finger BED domain-containing protein 5-like; protein product: MSQDIKEQILDQVRASPVFAIQCDETTDIAQCCQLLMYARFVSGTHCILREALASRTTPAEMRDVLNVAIKIVNFIKAGALNSRLFTLLCKDMESEHEALLFHTNGKNINIIMHHDIIRTFLAKLDLWKSRVQNGNTACFSNLDSALSNKHLDPEFKKQIITHLTDVKAEFIKYFPDIDEKREAWKFIRNPFHCDVADISEEVQDEFLELNFNSITEEDFKESDLETFWIKYLPVYPLTSRQALQILCLDPRIFVKRHFPYSLLSKPSTETG